A genome region from Patescibacteria group bacterium includes the following:
- a CDS encoding glycosyltransferase family 2 protein, whose protein sequence is MKVSIIIPVYNEEKTVQSVIDTVQEASFGFDGDREVIVIDDGSKDATPKLLAGRSDIRLVQMSHNQGKGAALKKGFELATGDILLIQDADLEYSPKDYPVLLEPIISGRADIVFGSRFRGDYQRVFYFWHQLGNNVLTLFSNLCTNLNLSDMETGYKVFRKEVIQTITPKLKSKRFGIEPELTARVARGRNADGKHWRIFEVPINYYGRTYEEGKKIGWRDGFAALAAIFYFNLIDRS, encoded by the coding sequence ATGAAGGTGTCTATTATCATTCCTGTCTATAATGAGGAAAAGACCGTACAGTCTGTCATTGATACTGTGCAGGAGGCTTCTTTCGGTTTTGATGGCGATCGAGAAGTGATTGTTATCGACGATGGTTCGAAGGACGCTACCCCCAAACTCTTGGCTGGACGCTCCGATATCCGGCTTGTGCAAATGTCTCACAATCAGGGTAAAGGAGCTGCGCTCAAAAAAGGATTCGAGCTTGCCACAGGGGATATTCTACTCATCCAAGATGCTGACCTTGAATATAGTCCTAAGGACTATCCGGTTCTTTTAGAGCCGATCATAAGTGGCAGGGCAGACATAGTTTTTGGGTCGCGATTTCGTGGCGATTACCAGCGCGTGTTTTATTTTTGGCATCAGCTGGGCAACAATGTGCTGACACTTTTTTCAAATTTGTGCACCAATCTCAATCTTTCCGATATGGAGACTGGGTACAAAGTGTTTCGCAAGGAAGTTATCCAAACAATTACTCCAAAACTTAAATCAAAACGGTTCGGTATTGAACCTGAGTTGACGGCGCGCGTGGCTCGCGGCCGAAATGCTGATGGTAAACATTGGCGTATTTTTGAGGTGCCCATTAACTATTATGGCCGCACCTATGAAGAGGGGAAAAAGATAGGTTGGCGTGACGGGTTTGCTGCGCTTGCTGCTATTTTTTATTTTAACCTTATTGATAGATCATGA
- a CDS encoding DUF5989 family protein yields the protein MSMLAFAREVWSFLRERKKWWLAPIIIFLVIMGMLIVLSQGSAVAPFIYTLF from the coding sequence ATGTCAATGCTTGCATTTGCTCGCGAGGTATGGAGTTTTCTCAGAGAGAGAAAAAAGTGGTGGCTTGCGCCTATCATCATTTTTTTGGTGATCATGGGTATGTTGATCGTCTTATCTCAGGGATCAGCGGTGGCTCCATTTATCTATACTCTTTTCTAA
- a CDS encoding GDSL-type esterase/lipase family protein yields the protein MNISFSKRAFLLIFGALCVALGIVFNPLTVRIFFSFGGKLDMVDTVLVVLIEMALLGVGAAAIWFRQRIAKEMIRQNIFLLCVTVIMLLGLGEMGARAFDALQGGDFAHNQSRAERPIIPFRMFGQDLYEEKDGVRYIISRHGERYPFQKEPGTYRIVAMGGSTTQNFVGGTHYPKLLEEKLASEYPNKKIEVINIGNSGYSTAQMIILLTLDVISWQPDLVIASENINDLIANYFPHFVPDYANKYETSSFLPIPSVTSRVLGWSRLYWVLKSRGEALSYRLDDLHGDVYHRRSYTNEPPEEGQRVFRRNWETIARTAKARGVRLIIATQPLESSPEYWDRHMRYKTYNDITAYPLHDEFVAHHHRFNQIIREVARAEGIMLADNEAVFAGNQIYFTDLVHYTRVGIERLADEYATLIRSQKILN from the coding sequence ATGAACATCAGTTTTAGCAAGCGAGCTTTTCTTTTAATTTTCGGCGCTCTTTGTGTCGCACTTGGTATTGTTTTTAATCCACTGACAGTCCGAATCTTTTTTAGTTTTGGAGGGAAGCTCGATATGGTTGATACGGTGCTCGTTGTATTAATTGAAATGGCGTTGCTCGGTGTTGGTGCTGCTGCGATTTGGTTTCGCCAAAGAATTGCCAAAGAGATGATACGCCAAAATATTTTTTTGTTGTGCGTTACCGTGATTATGTTGTTGGGATTGGGGGAGATGGGTGCACGCGCATTTGATGCTTTGCAGGGAGGTGACTTTGCCCACAACCAGAGTCGTGCGGAGCGGCCGATTATTCCATTTCGCATGTTTGGCCAGGATTTATATGAAGAAAAAGATGGCGTGCGTTATATTATTTCTCGTCATGGAGAACGCTATCCGTTTCAAAAGGAACCGGGAACGTATCGTATCGTAGCGATGGGTGGATCGACGACGCAAAATTTTGTAGGCGGCACGCACTATCCAAAACTGCTTGAAGAAAAACTCGCGTCCGAATATCCAAATAAAAAAATTGAAGTCATCAATATAGGCAATTCGGGTTATTCGACCGCACAGATGATCATCTTACTGACACTCGATGTTATTTCATGGCAGCCTGATCTTGTTATCGCTTCAGAAAATATTAATGATCTGATCGCAAATTATTTCCCACACTTCGTTCCCGATTACGCGAACAAATATGAGACGTCATCATTTCTCCCGATTCCCTCGGTTACATCTCGCGTGCTCGGCTGGTCACGGCTTTATTGGGTGTTGAAGAGTAGGGGAGAAGCCCTGTCTTATCGGCTTGATGATTTACATGGAGATGTGTATCATCGTCGCTCATACACCAATGAGCCACCCGAAGAAGGACAAAGAGTGTTTCGTAGAAATTGGGAAACAATCGCGCGCACAGCAAAGGCTCGTGGTGTTCGATTGATTATTGCTACTCAACCTCTCGAATCTTCTCCCGAGTATTGGGATCGTCATATGCGATATAAAACGTACAATGATATAACCGCATATCCGTTGCATGACGAATTTGTCGCACATCATCATCGTTTCAATCAGATTATTCGCGAGGTAGCTCGCGCTGAGGGCATCATGCTTGCAGATAATGAGGCGGTATTTGCTGGCAACCAGATATATTTTACCGATCTCGTGCACTATACGCGCGTTGGCATTGAAAGATTAGCCGATGAGTACGCCACCCTCATCCGCTCGCAAAAAATTTTAAATTGA
- a CDS encoding SxtJ family membrane protein, which translates to MIMHIVEEIKSISSTTKDLRSFGLVVGGVLTALAGFSWYRGGSVVVLLGAPGLGLMLLGFVQPRLLLPLQKLWMSLAVILGWVMTRVIIGLLFFIIVTPAGLLMRLVGKKLLEGSFDQQAKSYWERRASNARKKENYEHQF; encoded by the coding sequence ATGATTATGCACATTGTTGAAGAGATTAAATCAATATCGAGTACAACCAAAGACCTTCGATCGTTTGGATTGGTAGTCGGAGGAGTGCTCACAGCTCTCGCTGGATTTTCTTGGTATCGTGGCGGATCGGTGGTTGTACTACTTGGTGCGCCAGGATTAGGTTTGATGCTGCTTGGTTTTGTACAGCCCCGTCTCTTGTTGCCTTTGCAAAAACTATGGATGAGTCTCGCGGTCATTCTTGGATGGGTGATGACGCGAGTGATTATCGGACTTCTCTTTTTTATTATTGTCACTCCGGCAGGATTGCTTATGCGCTTGGTGGGCAAGAAGCTCCTCGAGGGTTCTTTTGATCAGCAGGCGAAAAGTTATTGGGAGCGGCGAGCGTCCAATGCGCGGAAGAAAGAAAACTATGAACATCAGTTTTAG
- a CDS encoding carbamoyltransferase, translating into MKILGISAYYHDSAACLVIDGRIVAAAQEERFTRKKHDHSFPQKAISYCLAEAGITATDLDYVAFYDKPLLKFERLLESYIAYAPQGFPSFLKAIPLWIKQKLWIQDLISKELDFHGKILFPEHHESHAASAFFPSPFADAAILTMDGVGEWSTLSYGVGEGNHLELLADIRFPTSLGLLYSAFTYYLGFKVNSGEYKVMGLAPYGEPKYRDIILEKLIDLKDDGSFRMDMSYFNYVAGLTMTSEKFHKLLGAPPRSPESELTQYHMDIARSLQDATEEIVLRIARHVRKETGKKYLCLAGGVALNCVANGKLLRENIFDDIWIQPASGDAGGALGAALAVWYQYLGNVRQTDGVHDAMQGTYLGPQWSRDDIRRYLDEHQIIYREIPKEDVSKAVARLIAEENVIGLVQGRMEFGPRALGCRSIIGDARSSRMQEVMNVKIKFRESFRPFAPSILAERVSEYFEIDRPSPYMLLVAAIAKKHRHTTTPDQESLFGLAKLKVSHSDIPAVTHVDWSARVQTVHRDTNPAYYDLIKAFEIETGCPVIINTSFNVRGEPIVASPEDAYRCFMRTGMDYLVLENFLLAKQDQPKLVEQEDWKKTYELD; encoded by the coding sequence ATGAAAATTTTAGGTATTTCCGCATATTATCATGATAGTGCCGCGTGTCTCGTCATTGACGGGCGTATTGTGGCTGCTGCTCAAGAAGAGCGCTTTACGCGTAAAAAGCACGATCATTCATTTCCTCAAAAGGCTATTTCGTATTGTCTTGCGGAGGCGGGGATTACGGCCACTGATCTCGATTATGTGGCATTTTATGATAAGCCGCTTTTAAAGTTTGAGCGTCTTTTGGAAAGCTACATCGCATATGCGCCGCAGGGCTTCCCATCATTTCTTAAGGCAATTCCTCTATGGATCAAGCAAAAACTTTGGATTCAAGATTTGATTAGCAAGGAGCTTGATTTTCATGGCAAGATTCTTTTTCCAGAGCATCATGAGTCACATGCTGCGTCGGCATTTTTCCCGTCTCCGTTTGCCGATGCGGCGATTTTGACTATGGATGGCGTAGGAGAGTGGTCGACACTTTCATATGGTGTAGGTGAAGGAAACCACTTGGAGCTTTTGGCCGACATTCGTTTTCCGACTTCGTTGGGCTTACTGTATTCGGCATTTACGTATTATCTTGGGTTCAAAGTAAATTCGGGCGAATACAAGGTGATGGGGCTTGCACCGTATGGCGAGCCTAAATATCGCGATATTATTTTGGAAAAACTTATTGATTTGAAAGATGACGGTTCATTTCGTATGGACATGTCGTATTTCAACTATGTCGCTGGCCTTACAATGACATCAGAAAAATTTCATAAACTTCTCGGTGCTCCTCCGCGCTCACCCGAATCAGAGTTGACTCAGTACCATATGGATATCGCTCGTTCGTTACAGGACGCTACCGAAGAGATTGTCTTGCGTATTGCACGGCACGTGCGCAAGGAAACGGGTAAAAAATATCTTTGTCTTGCGGGGGGTGTTGCACTCAACTGTGTCGCAAATGGTAAATTGTTGCGAGAAAATATTTTTGACGATATATGGATTCAACCCGCGTCAGGTGATGCGGGTGGGGCGTTGGGAGCCGCGCTCGCGGTATGGTATCAGTATCTCGGCAATGTCCGTCAAACTGATGGCGTGCATGATGCCATGCAGGGCACGTATCTCGGCCCGCAATGGTCGCGCGATGATATCAGGCGATATCTCGATGAGCACCAGATTATCTATCGTGAGATACCAAAAGAAGATGTCTCCAAGGCGGTTGCTCGGCTGATTGCCGAGGAAAATGTCATTGGCTTGGTGCAGGGGCGTATGGAGTTTGGTCCACGCGCGCTTGGTTGCCGTTCGATTATCGGAGATGCGCGCTCATCCCGTATGCAGGAGGTGATGAATGTGAAGATTAAGTTTCGAGAGAGCTTTCGTCCGTTTGCACCATCGATACTTGCCGAGCGCGTCTCCGAATATTTTGAGATTGATAGACCAAGTCCTTACATGTTGTTGGTCGCGGCTATTGCTAAAAAACATCGTCATACAACAACGCCCGATCAGGAGAGTCTTTTCGGTTTGGCAAAACTCAAGGTTTCCCATTCTGATATTCCTGCAGTTACGCATGTCGATTGGTCCGCGCGGGTACAGACGGTACACAGAGATACGAATCCCGCGTACTATGATCTCATTAAGGCATTTGAGATAGAGACTGGGTGTCCAGTGATTATCAACACATCGTTTAATGTGCGAGGCGAGCCTATCGTTGCGAGTCCTGAGGACGCGTATCGTTGCTTTATGCGTACCGGTATGGATTATTTGGTGCTCGAAAATTTCTTACTTGCTAAACAAGATCAGCCGAAGTTGGTCGAACAGGAGGATTGGAAGAAAACATATGAGCTGGATTGA
- a CDS encoding glycosyltransferase family 39 protein: MRLGRIPLIVWIICASFLVRLIFAGFVWERVGLEGFETTRVHSDAAQYIELTKSILKDKTFTLYGISHSFRTPGYPLWLAFWYGFSGSWFFAVGVVGSALGALSVYGIYKIGLELLSPRYALYAAVLFAFEPYGVHMASRPMTESLYAFLIVGMAWLFLHTTKTMGNRSIFFTALTGLVVGFSILVRPQMWPFFVVISPLIVTLALLRTHGWKIAVGSAFVLSIVAALTVSPWIIRNKAMFGVADVSSQGGWNLYFYFAKRFTGADRYYGLTEDEVKRDLDRRLGEASTYDIRSIAYQPLYYKDAFDIILAHPVQFGLWHIKEGLVYFYDDGLRDMLRHIDVESEGPLFRSSSGVILGVAVLGMRLVWCALFIFFGVAVYRDFFNRQRGAVTIFFAFLVLYVPVVAGTLAVARFRFALTPLLFLLAVRGYTLLRKLTV, encoded by the coding sequence ATGCGATTGGGGCGAATTCCTCTCATTGTTTGGATTATTTGTGCTTCTTTTTTGGTGCGATTAATCTTCGCAGGCTTTGTTTGGGAGCGGGTAGGATTAGAAGGGTTTGAGACTACGCGTGTACATAGTGACGCAGCGCAATATATTGAGCTCACAAAAAGTATTCTTAAAGATAAAACATTCACACTTTACGGTATTTCACACAGTTTTCGTACGCCCGGCTATCCGCTGTGGCTCGCGTTTTGGTACGGGTTTTCGGGGAGTTGGTTTTTTGCGGTAGGCGTCGTGGGGAGTGCACTCGGCGCTCTGAGTGTTTATGGGATTTACAAGATTGGGCTTGAACTTCTCTCGCCCCGATACGCGCTTTACGCGGCAGTACTCTTTGCGTTTGAACCTTATGGCGTTCACATGGCGTCACGGCCCATGACGGAGTCTTTGTACGCGTTTTTAATTGTAGGTATGGCGTGGTTGTTTCTGCATACCACTAAAACAATGGGCAACCGTTCGATCTTTTTTACAGCACTCACCGGTCTTGTTGTGGGTTTTTCGATTTTGGTGAGGCCCCAAATGTGGCCATTTTTTGTCGTCATATCTCCGTTGATTGTGACTCTCGCGCTTTTGCGAACACATGGTTGGAAGATCGCGGTAGGCTCTGCGTTCGTGTTGAGTATCGTCGCCGCGTTAACGGTAAGTCCATGGATTATTCGCAATAAAGCAATGTTTGGCGTAGCCGATGTGAGCTCACAAGGAGGATGGAATCTATATTTTTATTTTGCAAAACGTTTTACGGGGGCCGATCGTTATTATGGGCTTACCGAAGATGAGGTAAAGAGGGACCTTGATCGCCGTCTCGGTGAGGCGAGTACATACGATATTCGCAGTATTGCGTACCAACCTCTCTACTATAAAGATGCGTTTGATATTATTTTGGCGCATCCAGTACAGTTCGGTCTTTGGCACATCAAAGAAGGCCTTGTGTATTTTTATGATGATGGTTTGCGCGACATGTTGCGACACATTGATGTTGAGAGTGAGGGTCCACTCTTCCGTTCATCAAGTGGAGTTATACTGGGCGTAGCCGTACTTGGCATGAGGCTTGTGTGGTGCGCGCTTTTCATCTTTTTCGGTGTCGCAGTTTATCGTGATTTTTTTAATCGTCAGAGGGGTGCGGTGACGATCTTTTTTGCCTTTCTTGTGCTCTATGTGCCAGTGGTTGCAGGAACTCTTGCGGTAGCACGATTTAGATTTGCACTTACACCTTTACTCTTTCTTTTGGCGGTGCGTGGATATACACTTTTACGAAAGCTAACTGTATGA
- a CDS encoding radical SAM protein — translation MREAISLIIPPSAFLLDERVFMTLGILKVAAAVEARGRPVDVLDLSGIKNFIGAVHDYASSTPTRYFGITATTPQMPAAISVAEAIRSVRSDARVILGGPHITLVAAAVKGERRLGITGRASRSFQKLYEHFDVVVAGDGELAIELALQSAAPQFIDADDPTQPLFLTNQDLEGLPFPARHLVDVDSYHYTIEGERALSLIAQLGCPFECGFCGGRQSPFLRRVRTRQSAHVIQEIVHLTTVYGVRGVMLYDDELNVNRNMLELMRGIYEAQEKIGVEWRFRGFIKSQLFTDAQAEAMYHAGFRWILVGFESGAPRILENINKRATLDENTRCMEIARRHGLKVKALMSIGHPGESFETIHETRDWLLKMRPDDFDVTIITTYPGTPYYDFALPFQDNPATWVYTCKKTDDRLYSLEVDYTKTTNYYKGIPGEYSAYVATDFLTSDELVRERDMLETAVRDALGIPFNASVPALLYEHSMGQLPPYILRSTS, via the coding sequence ATGCGTGAAGCCATTTCGCTCATTATCCCGCCGTCAGCATTTTTACTTGACGAGCGGGTATTCATGACTCTTGGTATCCTCAAAGTCGCGGCAGCAGTCGAGGCGAGAGGTCGTCCAGTTGATGTTCTTGATCTTTCTGGAATCAAGAACTTCATTGGGGCTGTTCATGACTATGCAAGCTCAACGCCAACTCGATACTTCGGCATTACAGCTACAACACCACAAATGCCAGCAGCGATTTCCGTCGCTGAGGCGATCAGGAGCGTGCGTTCCGACGCTCGTGTCATTCTTGGTGGCCCGCACATCACTCTTGTGGCAGCCGCCGTAAAAGGCGAGCGCCGGCTCGGCATTACTGGCCGGGCATCACGATCGTTTCAGAAGCTGTACGAACATTTTGATGTGGTGGTGGCGGGAGATGGTGAACTTGCAATAGAGCTTGCGCTTCAATCAGCGGCGCCCCAGTTCATCGACGCTGATGATCCGACACAACCACTTTTTCTTACCAACCAAGATCTCGAGGGGCTACCATTTCCGGCGCGGCACCTTGTAGATGTTGATTCGTACCACTACACCATTGAAGGTGAGCGAGCACTCAGCCTTATCGCGCAGCTTGGATGTCCATTCGAGTGTGGATTTTGTGGAGGGAGGCAGTCACCGTTTCTCCGCAGAGTGCGTACGCGTCAAAGCGCTCATGTGATCCAAGAGATTGTTCACCTCACTACGGTTTACGGTGTACGAGGCGTCATGCTGTACGATGATGAGCTCAATGTAAATCGCAACATGCTAGAGCTCATGCGCGGCATTTATGAGGCGCAGGAGAAGATCGGTGTCGAATGGCGATTTCGTGGGTTCATTAAGTCGCAGCTTTTCACCGACGCGCAGGCAGAGGCGATGTATCACGCAGGTTTTCGCTGGATTCTCGTTGGATTCGAGTCCGGTGCACCTCGGATTCTTGAGAATATCAACAAGCGCGCAACACTGGATGAGAATACCAGGTGTATGGAAATCGCGCGGCGTCATGGTCTCAAGGTGAAAGCCCTCATGTCGATCGGGCACCCAGGTGAGTCTTTTGAGACTATCCATGAGACGCGCGATTGGCTTCTCAAAATGCGTCCCGACGACTTCGATGTGACGATCATCACTACATATCCCGGCACGCCTTACTACGATTTTGCGTTGCCGTTTCAAGATAATCCCGCGACCTGGGTCTATACATGTAAGAAGACCGATGATCGTCTCTATAGTTTGGAGGTTGACTATACCAAGACCACCAACTACTATAAGGGTATTCCTGGCGAATACTCTGCGTATGTCGCCACTGACTTCCTTACATCTGATGAGCTTGTTCGAGAGCGCGACATGCTCGAGACAGCCGTGCGGGATGCGCTCGGTATTCCATTCAATGCGTCTGTTCCCGCTCTGCTCTATGAGCATTCAATGGGTCAGCTTCCTCCATACATTCTTCGAAGCACGTCATAA
- a CDS encoding glycosyltransferase family 2 protein, producing the protein MKLSIVIPVYNERGTIEEIIRRVQAVNIGIIEKEIIIVDDGSTDGTDKILKNIPGVRVITHTKNIGKGGSVKTGFRHATGDILLIQDADLEYDPKDYGDIIDPIVKGYTDVTNGVRIQPPRDARRKKSYYWISWLGSELITVVTNTLYWHNAGEYEGCYKAFRKSVIDATPIETNDFDFDNELVCKLLRKKSRIVDVPIHYYPRDYGDGKKIRFYHGVKILRTIIKWRFKRIV; encoded by the coding sequence ATGAAACTATCTATTGTTATTCCGGTATACAACGAGCGTGGCACGATCGAGGAAATCATACGTCGGGTACAAGCAGTAAATATCGGCATTATTGAGAAAGAAATCATTATTGTGGACGACGGCTCCACTGATGGCACAGACAAAATTTTAAAAAACATTCCCGGCGTTCGTGTGATTACTCATACAAAAAATATTGGGAAAGGGGGTTCAGTGAAAACAGGGTTCCGCCATGCTACAGGCGATATTCTTCTTATTCAGGACGCAGATTTGGAATATGATCCGAAAGATTACGGAGACATCATTGACCCTATTGTTAAAGGATATACGGACGTAACAAACGGCGTACGTATTCAGCCTCCACGTGATGCGCGTCGGAAAAAATCGTATTATTGGATTTCATGGCTTGGCAGTGAGCTTATTACTGTCGTAACCAATACTCTTTACTGGCACAATGCTGGTGAATACGAGGGTTGTTATAAAGCGTTTCGCAAAAGCGTTATTGACGCAACGCCGATTGAGACAAACGACTTTGATTTTGATAATGAGCTTGTATGCAAGCTTCTTCGAAAAAAAAGTCGCATTGTTGATGTGCCGATTCACTATTATCCGCGTGATTATGGTGATGGTAAAAAAATTCGTTTTTACCACGGCGTTAAGATCCTCCGAACGATCATAAAATGGCGCTTTAAGAGGATTGTATAG